The following coding sequences lie in one Capnocytophaga stomatis genomic window:
- a CDS encoding putative transporter has product MDWIVNLFSNHESVAYTVIIYSIVIALGVALGKIRFWGISFGIACVLFAGIAVAHFGFTVDGHIQHFVKEFGLILFVYTIGLQVGPGFFASFQQGGLKLNSLAILSAIACVLTVIGLHYATGTGMAELVGIMSGAVTNTPGLGAAQQAIVDISLERGLSQEAINDTLSNVSNGYAVAYPFGVLGIILVMMVLKYALKVNLDAEKRLNRWKINKNNSTVDKIAVYVENPILFNKHIAIIKQTLGMDFVISRLYRDDNILLVDKDTFLKEGDILLLVANPKDFERLSTLVGKKANLSLFDEEATNIISRRMNVTNKQAYTKKLGEINVREKYGVTISRVYRAGIEFVPTKDTKLQFGDTITVVGDEEHIKLIEKVFGNSKKRLQHPHIAELFFGIVLGVILGSIPIYIPGMSSPVKLGLAGGPLIVAILISRYGGRFSVTHYVSHSANLMVREIGIVLFLASVGLGAGQGFIKTLSEGAGFQWMLMGVAITLIPLIIVALTARFYFKLNFLEICGLLSGSQTDPPALAFAHDVTGSDAPAVTYAAVYPLTTFMRIMVAQLLIVLFL; this is encoded by the coding sequence ATGGATTGGATAGTAAACCTATTTTCAAACCACGAAAGCGTGGCTTACACAGTGATTATTTACAGTATCGTCATTGCATTGGGTGTGGCTCTGGGCAAAATTCGTTTTTGGGGTATTTCCTTCGGAATTGCTTGTGTGCTTTTTGCAGGAATTGCCGTAGCTCATTTTGGTTTTACGGTAGATGGTCACATTCAGCATTTTGTGAAAGAATTCGGACTTATTTTATTTGTTTATACGATTGGTTTGCAGGTAGGACCAGGTTTTTTTGCTTCGTTTCAGCAAGGAGGACTTAAACTGAACAGTTTAGCAATACTTTCAGCTATTGCCTGCGTTCTTACGGTTATCGGTTTGCATTACGCAACAGGCACGGGAATGGCAGAGTTGGTAGGAATTATGTCAGGAGCCGTTACCAATACACCCGGATTAGGGGCTGCTCAGCAAGCAATCGTTGATATTTCGTTAGAAAGAGGGCTTTCGCAAGAAGCGATTAACGATACATTGTCCAACGTATCTAACGGGTACGCAGTAGCATATCCATTCGGAGTTTTGGGAATCATTTTGGTGATGATGGTTCTGAAATATGCTTTGAAAGTAAACTTAGATGCAGAAAAAAGATTGAATAGATGGAAAATTAACAAAAATAATTCAACAGTTGATAAGATAGCCGTATATGTTGAAAATCCGATTTTGTTTAACAAACACATTGCTATCATTAAGCAAACTTTAGGAATGGATTTTGTGATTTCACGTTTGTATCGTGATGATAATATACTTTTAGTTGACAAAGATACATTCCTTAAAGAAGGTGATATTTTGCTTTTGGTTGCCAACCCGAAAGATTTTGAACGTCTTTCCACTTTGGTAGGTAAGAAGGCTAATTTATCATTGTTTGATGAAGAGGCAACAAACATCATTTCACGCCGAATGAATGTTACAAACAAACAGGCTTACACCAAAAAATTAGGTGAGATTAACGTTCGTGAAAAGTATGGCGTTACTATCAGTCGTGTGTACCGTGCTGGAATTGAGTTTGTCCCGACGAAAGATACAAAATTGCAATTCGGTGATACTATTACAGTTGTGGGAGATGAGGAACATATTAAATTGATTGAAAAAGTATTCGGAAACTCTAAAAAACGTTTGCAACATCCGCATATTGCCGAACTTTTCTTCGGAATTGTGCTTGGGGTAATTTTAGGTTCTATACCTATATATATACCCGGGATGTCTTCACCAGTGAAACTCGGTTTGGCAGGAGGTCCGCTTATTGTTGCGATTTTAATTAGCCGTTATGGCGGACGTTTTTCAGTTACGCATTACGTATCACATAGTGCTAACTTAATGGTTCGCGAGATTGGTATTGTGCTTTTCTTGGCAAGTGTTGGGTTAGGTGCCGGACAAGGATTTATCAAAACGCTTTCGGAAGGTGCTGGTTTTCAGTGGATGTTGATGGGAGTTGCCATAACGCTTATCCCACTGATTATCGTAGCATTAACAGCTCGTTTTTATTTTAAACTAAATTTCCTTGAAATTTGCGGATTGCTTTCAGGTTCGCAAACTGACCCACCGGCTTTGGCTTTTGCTCACGATGTTACGGGTTCGGATGCTCCGGCTGTAACCTATGCGGCAGTTTATCCGCTAACAACCTTTATGCGGATTATGGTGGCTCAGCTACTAATTGTTCTCTTTTTATAG
- a CDS encoding quinone-dependent dihydroorotate dehydrogenase has product MYKQLIQPILFSLDPEKAHHLTFSWLKFIHKIPGIPALIRSIYQVEHPSLEREVFGIKFKNPVGLAAGLDKEAKLYEELSNLGFGFIEIGTITPKGQPGNPKKRLFRLKADKAIINRMGFNNQGVEEAIKQLKKNKNVIIGGNIGKNKITPNDQAVDDYSICFEKLFPYVNYFVVNVSSPNTPNLRTLQEKEPLTLLLNTLQKLNSQKEKPKPILLKIAPDLTNEQLLDIIDIVKETQIAGVIATNTTISREGLQSPDRNETGGLSGKPLTKRSTEVIRFLSEKSGKAFPIIGVGGIHSVEDALEKLEAGASLIQLYTGFIYEGPKLIKDINKRLIKR; this is encoded by the coding sequence ATGTACAAACAACTTATTCAACCAATTCTTTTTTCTTTAGACCCCGAAAAAGCACATCACTTAACTTTCTCTTGGCTGAAATTCATTCATAAAATCCCTGGAATTCCTGCACTTATCCGCTCCATATACCAAGTTGAACATCCTTCGTTGGAACGAGAAGTTTTCGGAATTAAGTTCAAAAATCCTGTGGGATTGGCAGCAGGCTTGGACAAGGAAGCTAAATTATATGAAGAATTATCAAATTTAGGGTTTGGTTTCATTGAAATTGGGACAATAACTCCCAAAGGACAACCGGGAAATCCTAAAAAAAGATTATTCCGACTCAAAGCCGACAAAGCCATTATCAACCGTATGGGCTTTAATAACCAAGGAGTTGAAGAAGCTATCAAACAATTGAAAAAAAATAAAAATGTAATTATTGGCGGAAATATTGGGAAAAACAAAATTACTCCTAATGATCAAGCCGTAGATGATTACAGTATTTGCTTCGAAAAATTATTCCCGTATGTAAACTATTTCGTGGTTAATGTCAGTTCTCCTAACACTCCTAATTTGAGAACTTTACAAGAAAAAGAACCTCTCACACTTTTGCTCAACACTTTACAAAAATTAAATTCTCAGAAAGAAAAACCAAAACCTATTTTGTTAAAAATTGCTCCTGATTTGACTAACGAGCAACTTCTTGATATTATTGACATTGTAAAAGAAACCCAAATAGCTGGCGTAATTGCCACAAACACAACAATTTCACGTGAAGGTTTACAATCACCTGACAGAAACGAAACCGGAGGCTTGAGCGGAAAACCTTTGACCAAACGCTCCACCGAAGTTATTCGTTTTTTGAGCGAAAAAAGCGGAAAAGCCTTTCCTATCATCGGTGTGGGCGGTATTCATTCGGTGGAAGATGCCCTTGAAAAATTGGAAGCCGGAGCGTCTCTCATCCAGCTTTACACAGGATTTATTTATGAAGGTCCCAAACTTATCAAAGACATCAACAAACGATTAATAAAAAGATAA
- a CDS encoding ABC-F family ATP-binding cassette domain-containing protein: MNLLSVENISKAFGERVLFQNISFGINKDQKIAFVAKNGTGKTTLLNIIAGKDQPDSGKVVSRNGIHIAFLSQNPEFDEDLTIEQTIFSVENPILKIIQEYEHALQNPENETAYQKAFEKMELHNAWDFETQYKQILSRLKLENLQLKIKNLSGGQKKRLALANVLISKPDLLILDEPTNHLDLEMIEWLEQFFAKENITLFLVTHDRYFLERVCNEIIELDNGELFTYKGNYSYFLEKKELRLAQEQASVEKAKNLYVKELDWMRRQPKARTTKSKSRIDDFYVIKEQAHKRRKEHVVQLEINMERLGSKIVEFHNVSKKFDKLMILNKFDYNFVRGERIGIIGKNGTGKSTFLNLLTQKENPDSGKIIIGDTIKFGYYTQAGIEVKEGQKVIEVIQKYGEYIPLLKGRTLSAAQLLERFLFDRKKQYDYVEKLSGGELKRLYLCTVLIQNPNFLILDEPTNDLDIVTLNVLENFLLDYPGCLVVVSHDRYFMDKIVDHLFVFRGNGVIEDFPGNYTDFRVYEESTPPMEEVAEKKETIKNTWRKDGLKGLSFNEQKEFNRLEKEIPQWEEKKSQIEALFSEGNLNSEEIHEKSAELEQIINELNEKTERWFELSIKMEENGD; this comes from the coding sequence ATGAACTTATTATCCGTAGAAAACATATCAAAAGCATTCGGAGAACGTGTTTTGTTCCAAAATATTTCTTTTGGCATCAATAAAGACCAAAAAATTGCATTTGTTGCCAAAAACGGAACGGGAAAAACTACTCTTTTGAACATTATTGCAGGAAAAGACCAGCCCGATAGCGGAAAAGTAGTGTCCAGAAACGGCATTCACATTGCTTTTTTATCTCAAAATCCCGAATTTGATGAAGATTTAACCATCGAACAGACCATTTTTTCAGTTGAAAATCCCATTCTGAAAATTATTCAAGAATACGAACACGCTTTGCAAAATCCTGAAAACGAAACTGCCTATCAAAAAGCCTTCGAGAAAATGGAATTGCACAATGCGTGGGATTTTGAAACGCAATATAAGCAAATTCTTTCCCGATTGAAGCTTGAAAATTTGCAATTGAAAATAAAAAATCTTTCCGGCGGACAAAAAAAACGATTGGCTTTAGCAAACGTTCTCATTAGTAAGCCTGACCTCTTGATTTTGGACGAACCTACCAATCACCTTGATTTAGAGATGATTGAATGGCTGGAACAATTCTTCGCTAAGGAAAATATTACCTTATTTTTGGTTACGCACGACCGTTATTTTTTAGAGAGAGTTTGCAATGAAATCATAGAGTTAGACAATGGGGAACTTTTTACCTACAAAGGAAACTACTCATATTTTCTTGAAAAAAAAGAACTCCGATTGGCTCAAGAGCAAGCAAGTGTAGAAAAGGCTAAAAACCTATACGTTAAGGAATTAGATTGGATGCGAAGACAACCCAAAGCCCGAACCACCAAGTCAAAATCACGAATTGATGACTTCTATGTAATTAAGGAACAGGCTCATAAGCGTAGAAAGGAACACGTAGTTCAGTTGGAAATTAATATGGAACGCTTAGGAAGCAAAATTGTGGAGTTTCACAATGTGAGTAAAAAGTTTGACAAACTCATGATTCTCAACAAGTTTGATTATAACTTTGTACGTGGCGAACGCATAGGAATTATCGGTAAAAACGGTACGGGAAAGTCCACTTTTTTGAATCTTTTAACCCAAAAAGAAAATCCTGATAGCGGAAAAATCATCATTGGCGATACAATAAAGTTTGGATATTACACGCAAGCTGGCATCGAAGTTAAAGAAGGACAGAAAGTTATAGAAGTAATTCAAAAATATGGCGAGTACATTCCTCTGCTCAAAGGGCGAACGCTTTCTGCAGCTCAACTGTTGGAACGTTTCTTATTCGACCGAAAAAAACAATACGATTATGTTGAAAAACTCAGCGGAGGCGAGCTAAAAAGGCTGTACCTATGTACGGTTTTGATTCAAAATCCAAATTTTTTGATTTTGGACGAGCCTACCAATGATTTGGACATCGTAACGCTGAATGTTTTAGAAAATTTCTTGCTGGATTATCCGGGTTGCCTTGTGGTAGTTTCTCACGACCGCTATTTTATGGATAAAATCGTTGACCATTTATTTGTTTTTCGAGGAAATGGTGTGATTGAAGATTTTCCCGGAAATTATACGGATTTCCGTGTGTATGAGGAAAGTACGCCTCCTATGGAAGAAGTTGCAGAGAAAAAAGAAACCATTAAAAACACGTGGCGAAAAGATGGCTTGAAAGGACTTTCTTTCAACGAACAGAAAGAATTTAATCGTTTAGAAAAAGAAATTCCTCAGTGGGAAGAGAAAAAGTCGCAAATAGAAGCATTATTTTCCGAGGGAAACCTAAATTCAGAGGAAATTCACGAAAAATCGGCTGAATTAGAGCAAATAATCAATGAATTAAACGAAAAAACGGAACGTTGGTTTGAACTTTCGATAAAAATGGAAGAAAATGGAGATTAA
- a CDS encoding YkgJ family cysteine cluster protein produces the protein MEINTIQKLAKEKKSENQRFFAQLKKKPPKNLDYTVQEIHDEITEQIDCLSCANCCKTTGPLLTNIDIERISKHLRLKPSDFITKYLKIDEENDYIFQSMPCHFLASDNYCLIYDVRPKACREYPHTDRKKIYQIANLTIKNTEICPIAYKVVEKMKEKL, from the coding sequence ATGGAGATTAATACGATACAAAAACTCGCAAAAGAGAAGAAATCTGAAAATCAACGCTTCTTCGCTCAATTAAAGAAAAAACCTCCAAAAAATCTTGATTATACGGTACAGGAAATTCACGATGAAATTACGGAACAAATTGATTGTTTAAGCTGTGCAAATTGTTGCAAAACTACGGGACCGTTGCTTACCAACATAGATATTGAGCGTATTTCCAAGCACTTACGACTAAAACCATCCGATTTTATTACTAAATATTTAAAAATTGATGAGGAAAATGATTATATTTTTCAGTCGATGCCCTGCCATTTCTTGGCTTCGGATAATTATTGCTTAATCTACGATGTTCGTCCTAAAGCTTGTCGTGAATATCCACACACTGACCGAAAAAAAATCTACCAAATTGCAAATTTAACCATAAAAAATACCGAAATTTGCCCTA